A window from Azoarcus sp. DD4 encodes these proteins:
- a CDS encoding antibiotic biosynthesis monooxygenase: MYSSTFIFAKKQFDDAFHALDQAIAEAARASPGYLGEESWESPATGLVSNVYYWETLDALQALVRHPRHLEAKAGQANWLDGYQVVIAEVIRIYGDDRLGGLPVGTWSKPAAA, from the coding sequence ATGTATTCATCGACCTTCATCTTCGCGAAGAAGCAATTCGACGACGCCTTCCACGCGCTCGACCAGGCCATCGCCGAGGCGGCGCGGGCCAGTCCCGGTTATCTCGGCGAAGAGAGCTGGGAGAGCCCGGCCACCGGCCTGGTTTCGAACGTGTATTACTGGGAGACGCTCGACGCGCTCCAGGCGCTGGTGCGGCATCCGCGGCATCTGGAAGCCAAGGCCGGGCAGGCGAACTGGCTGGACGGCTATCAGGTGGTGATCGCCGAGGTCATCCGCATCTATGGCGACGACAGGCTGGGCGGCTTGCCCGTAGGCACCTGGAGCAAACCGGCCGCGGCCTGA
- the pyk gene encoding pyruvate kinase, translating to MRRQRSARILATLGPASSSPERIRALAEAGADVFRLNFSHGSHEDHAERLRAIREIERELGRPIGVLMDLQGPKLRIGKLAGGKVLLEAGARFRLDLNPAEGSVERANLPHPEIFAALEAGTELLLDDGKLRLRVDAFGPDFADTTVLVGGTLSDRKGVNVPGVVLPISPLTAKDRADLAYGLELGVDWVALSFVQRPEDIREARELIGDRAWIMAKLEKPAAIEHLDAIVALADGVMVARGDLGVELPPQQVPVLQRRIVRAARRAGRPVVIATQMLESMITAPVPTRAEASDVATAIYDGADAVMLSAESASGAYPVEAVEIMDRIIGEVERDPAWRAGLDASHVPAQANTPDAICCALRRTVELLEPAATVAFTASGFSSLRASRERPPAPILALTPRLSTARRLALAWGVHPVPFEEVGDVGEMVEHAAQAAVANGFAQPGDSVVVIAGLPFGRSGSTNLLHVARVPSTTV from the coding sequence ATGAGACGCCAGCGCAGTGCCCGCATCCTCGCCACGCTCGGGCCGGCGAGTTCCAGCCCGGAACGCATCCGCGCCCTCGCCGAGGCCGGCGCCGACGTGTTCCGCCTCAACTTCAGCCACGGCAGCCACGAAGACCACGCCGAGCGGCTGCGCGCCATCCGCGAGATCGAGCGCGAACTCGGCCGTCCGATCGGCGTGCTGATGGATCTGCAAGGGCCCAAGCTGCGCATCGGCAAGCTGGCCGGCGGCAAGGTGCTGCTGGAAGCCGGCGCCCGCTTCCGCCTCGACCTGAATCCGGCCGAAGGCAGCGTGGAGCGCGCCAACCTGCCCCACCCGGAAATCTTCGCCGCGCTCGAGGCCGGCACCGAGCTGCTGCTCGACGACGGCAAGCTCCGCCTGCGGGTCGACGCCTTCGGCCCCGACTTCGCCGACACCACCGTGCTGGTAGGCGGCACGCTGTCCGACCGCAAGGGGGTGAACGTGCCTGGCGTGGTGCTGCCGATCTCGCCGCTCACCGCCAAGGATCGCGCCGACCTCGCCTACGGCCTGGAGCTGGGTGTGGATTGGGTGGCGCTGTCCTTCGTGCAGCGGCCGGAAGACATCCGCGAGGCGCGCGAGCTGATCGGCGACCGCGCCTGGATCATGGCCAAACTGGAGAAGCCGGCGGCGATCGAGCACCTCGACGCCATCGTCGCCCTGGCCGACGGCGTGATGGTGGCGCGCGGCGACCTCGGCGTGGAACTGCCGCCGCAGCAGGTGCCGGTGCTGCAGCGGCGCATCGTGCGTGCCGCGCGGCGTGCCGGCCGCCCGGTGGTGATCGCCACCCAGATGCTGGAATCGATGATCACCGCGCCGGTGCCGACCCGCGCCGAGGCCTCGGACGTGGCCACCGCGATCTACGACGGCGCCGACGCGGTGATGCTGTCGGCCGAATCCGCCTCCGGCGCCTACCCGGTGGAAGCGGTGGAGATCATGGACCGCATCATCGGCGAGGTGGAGCGCGACCCGGCCTGGCGTGCCGGCCTGGACGCCAGCCATGTGCCAGCCCAGGCGAACACGCCGGACGCGATCTGCTGCGCCCTGCGCCGCACCGTCGAACTGCTGGAACCCGCCGCCACCGTGGCCTTCACCGCCTCCGGTTTTTCCAGCCTGCGCGCCAGCCGCGAGCGCCCGCCGGCGCCGATTCTGGCGCTGACGCCGCGGCTCTCCACCGCGCGCCGGCTGGCGCTGGCGTGGGGCGTGCATCCGGTGCCCTTCGAGGAGGTGGGCGACGTCGGCGAGATGGTCGAACACGCCGCCCAGGCCGCGGTCGCCAACGGCTTCGCCCAGCCCGGCGACAGCGTGGTGGTGATCGCCGGCCTGCCCTTCGGCCGCAGCGGCAGCACCAACCTGCTGCACGTGGCTCGGGTTCCCTCCACCACCGTCTGA
- a CDS encoding heme-binding protein, protein MKDSKVLTLDDVKRIAAAAESEAIAHGWAVSIAVCDAGGHALWLQRMDGAPPMSAAVAPEKARTCVLSGKPSKVYEDMVNNGRYAALAMPVVPLEGGEPIVVGGRVIGAVGVSGVKAGEDAQVARAGVDSVGSDDRRAFQ, encoded by the coding sequence ATGAAAGACAGCAAGGTACTCACCCTGGACGACGTCAAGCGCATCGCCGCGGCCGCCGAATCCGAGGCCATCGCCCACGGCTGGGCGGTCAGCATCGCGGTGTGCGATGCCGGCGGCCACGCCCTGTGGCTGCAGCGCATGGACGGCGCGCCGCCGATGAGCGCGGCGGTCGCGCCGGAGAAGGCGCGCACCTGCGTGCTGAGCGGCAAGCCGAGCAAGGTCTACGAGGACATGGTGAACAACGGCCGCTACGCCGCGCTGGCGATGCCGGTGGTGCCGCTCGAAGGCGGCGAGCCCATCGTGGTCGGCGGCCGGGTGATCGGCGCGGTCGGCGTCTCCGGCGTCAAGGCCGGCGAGGACGCGCAGGTGGCGCGCGCCGGCGTGGACTCCGTGGGCAGCGACGACCGGAGGGCTTTCCAATGA
- a CDS encoding glycerate kinase codes for MNTPPRELLAQMFAAAVNAAQPEHCIPPHLPAPPRGRTLVIGAGKASAAMAQALERYWPGPLSGLVVTRYGYAVPCERIEIVEAAHPVPDAAGREAAARLLALVSGLTADDLVICLISGGGSALLPLPGAGVTLEDKQAINRALLKSGATIAEMNCVRRHLSAIKGGRLAAACHPARVVNLLISDVPGDNPMDIASGPTVADPTTCADALEIVRRYGIALPAGARVLLESGAGETVKPGDPRLAGVTTRLVATPQMALEAAARVAEAAGLPALILGDSIEGEARDVGKVMAGIALQVRQRNQPVAAPCVLLSGGETTVTVRGRGRGGRNVEFLLSLAVALNGATGIHAVAGDTDGVDGQEEIAGAFVAPDTLTRAWAAGLRPRDRLDDNDGHGFFEALGDSLVTGPTLTNVNDFRAVLIL; via the coding sequence ATGAACACCCCGCCCCGCGAGCTGCTCGCGCAGATGTTCGCCGCCGCGGTGAATGCCGCCCAGCCGGAGCACTGCATCCCGCCCCACCTGCCGGCACCGCCGCGTGGCCGCACCCTCGTCATCGGCGCCGGCAAGGCGTCGGCGGCGATGGCGCAGGCGCTGGAGCGCTACTGGCCAGGGCCGCTGTCCGGCTTGGTAGTCACCCGCTACGGCTACGCAGTGCCCTGCGAACGCATCGAGATCGTCGAGGCCGCCCACCCGGTGCCCGACGCCGCCGGCCGCGAGGCTGCCGCCCGCCTGCTGGCGCTGGTCAGCGGCCTCACCGCCGACGACCTGGTGATCTGCCTGATCTCCGGCGGCGGTTCCGCGCTGCTGCCACTGCCGGGCGCGGGCGTGACGCTGGAGGACAAGCAGGCGATCAACCGCGCGCTGCTGAAGTCCGGCGCGACGATTGCCGAAATGAACTGCGTGCGCCGCCACCTTTCGGCGATCAAGGGCGGCCGCCTCGCCGCCGCCTGCCATCCGGCGCGAGTGGTGAATCTGCTGATCTCCGACGTGCCCGGCGACAACCCGATGGACATCGCCTCCGGCCCCACCGTGGCCGACCCGACGACCTGCGCCGACGCGCTGGAGATCGTGCGCCGCTACGGCATCGCCCTGCCCGCGGGTGCGCGCGTGCTGCTGGAGAGCGGCGCCGGCGAGACGGTGAAGCCGGGCGATCCGCGGCTGGCCGGCGTCACCACCCGCCTCGTCGCCACGCCGCAAATGGCGCTGGAAGCCGCTGCCCGCGTCGCGGAAGCGGCCGGCCTGCCGGCGCTGATCCTCGGCGACAGCATCGAGGGCGAGGCGCGCGATGTCGGCAAGGTGATGGCGGGCATCGCGCTGCAGGTGCGCCAGCGCAACCAGCCGGTGGCCGCGCCCTGCGTGCTGCTGTCCGGGGGCGAAACCACGGTGACGGTGCGCGGCCGGGGCCGCGGCGGCCGCAACGTGGAATTCCTGCTGTCGCTGGCAGTGGCGCTCAACGGCGCGACTGGCATCCACGCGGTGGCCGGCGACACCGACGGCGTCGACGGACAGGAAGAGATCGCCGGCGCCTTCGTCGCGCCCGACACCCTCACCCGCGCCTGGGCGGCCGGCCTGCGCCCGCGCGACCGCCTCGACGACAACGACGGCCACGGATTTTTCGAGGCGCTGGGCGACTCGCTGGTGACGGGGCCGACGCTGACGAATGTGAATGATTTTCGGGCAGTGTTGATTCTTTGA
- a CDS encoding DUF3830 family protein encodes MRHLAIDVGSYRFVARLEEEAAPRTCAAFLKLLPFSNQVIHSRWSGEAVWVPLGDFDTGLGFENHTSHPSRGDILLYPGDFSETEILFAYGSSRFASKMGQLAGNHFLTVVEGGEQLMDMGRTVLWKGAQWIRFTDLGDR; translated from the coding sequence ATGCGTCACCTCGCCATCGACGTCGGCTCCTACCGCTTCGTCGCCCGCCTGGAAGAAGAAGCGGCGCCGCGCACCTGCGCCGCCTTCCTCAAGCTGCTGCCCTTTTCCAACCAGGTCATCCATTCGCGCTGGAGCGGCGAGGCGGTGTGGGTGCCGCTCGGCGACTTCGACACCGGCCTTGGCTTCGAGAACCACACCAGCCACCCTTCACGCGGCGACATCCTGCTCTACCCCGGCGACTTCTCCGAGACCGAGATCCTGTTCGCCTACGGCAGCAGCCGCTTCGCCAGCAAGATGGGCCAGCTCGCCGGCAACCACTTCCTCACCGTGGTGGAAGGCGGCGAGCAGTTGATGGACATGGGCCGCACCGTGCTGTGGAAGGGTGCGCAGTGGATACGCTTCACCGACCTCGGCGACCGCTGA
- a CDS encoding 2-hydroxy-3-oxopropionate reductase codes for MANIGFIGLGIMGAPMAGHLIAGGHTIFTYTHGDTPRALIDAGAKVCANGADVARQTDIVITMVPDTPHVEDALFSANGVAAGLTPGKIVVDMSSIAPVATKDFARRINALGCEYLDAPVSGGEVGAKAASLTIMVGGSEAAFARVKPLFELMGKNITLVGGNGDGQITKVANQIIVALTIEAVGEALLLAAKAGADPARVRQALMGGFANSRILEVHGERMVKRAFDPGFRIALHQKDLNLALSTARELGVALPNTATAQELFNTCAAHGGASWDHSAMVRALEKMANFEIGQ; via the coding sequence ATGGCAAACATCGGATTCATCGGCCTCGGCATCATGGGCGCGCCCATGGCGGGCCACCTCATCGCCGGCGGTCACACCATCTTCACCTACACCCACGGCGACACACCCCGCGCCCTGATCGACGCCGGCGCCAAGGTCTGCGCCAACGGCGCCGACGTCGCCCGCCAGACCGACATCGTCATCACCATGGTGCCGGACACGCCGCACGTCGAAGACGCGCTGTTCAGCGCCAACGGCGTCGCCGCCGGGCTGACGCCGGGCAAGATCGTGGTCGACATGAGCTCGATCGCGCCGGTCGCCACCAAGGACTTCGCGCGCCGCATCAACGCGCTCGGCTGCGAATACCTGGATGCGCCGGTGTCGGGCGGCGAGGTCGGCGCCAAGGCCGCCAGCCTGACCATCATGGTCGGCGGCAGCGAGGCGGCTTTCGCCAGGGTCAAGCCGCTGTTCGAGCTGATGGGCAAGAACATCACCCTGGTCGGCGGCAACGGCGACGGCCAGATCACCAAGGTCGCCAACCAGATCATCGTCGCGCTGACCATCGAGGCCGTCGGCGAAGCGCTGCTGCTCGCCGCCAAGGCCGGCGCCGATCCCGCACGGGTGCGCCAGGCGCTGATGGGCGGCTTCGCCAACTCGCGCATCCTCGAAGTGCATGGCGAACGCATGGTCAAGCGCGCCTTCGATCCGGGCTTCCGCATCGCGCTGCACCAGAAGGATCTCAACCTGGCGCTTAGCACCGCGCGCGAACTCGGCGTCGCCCTGCCCAACACGGCGACCGCGCAGGAGCTCTTCAACACCTGCGCCGCGCACGGCGGCGCGAGCTGGGACCACTCGGCGATGGTGCGGGCGCTGGAGAAGATGGCCAATTTCGAGATCGGGCAGTAA
- the hyi gene encoding hydroxypyruvate isomerase has product MPKLAANLTMLFNEVDFLDRFQAAADAGFKGVEFLFPYAWPAEQIAEKLQRAGLVQVLHNLPAGDWAAGERGIACHPDRVGEFQDGVGRAIDYARTLGCKQLNCLAGIAPAGVAADTVHETFIANLRFAADQLKEAGIRLLMEPINTFDIPGFYLNRTEQAARILDEVVSDNLYIQYDIYHAQRMEGELGNTIARHLPRIAHMQLADNPGRNEPGSGEINYAWLFRHIDRLGYDGWIGCEYKPANGTREGLGWIKALAA; this is encoded by the coding sequence ATGCCGAAACTTGCCGCCAACCTCACCATGCTGTTCAACGAGGTCGATTTCCTCGACCGCTTCCAGGCCGCGGCCGACGCCGGCTTCAAGGGCGTGGAATTCCTCTTCCCCTACGCCTGGCCGGCCGAGCAGATCGCCGAGAAGCTGCAGCGCGCGGGCCTGGTGCAGGTGCTGCACAACCTGCCGGCCGGCGACTGGGCGGCGGGCGAGCGCGGCATCGCCTGCCATCCGGACCGCGTCGGGGAGTTCCAGGACGGCGTCGGCCGCGCCATCGACTACGCCCGCACGCTGGGCTGCAAGCAGCTCAACTGTCTGGCCGGCATCGCCCCGGCGGGCGTCGCTGCCGACACGGTGCACGAGACCTTCATCGCCAACCTGCGCTTCGCCGCCGACCAGCTGAAGGAAGCCGGCATCCGCCTGCTGATGGAGCCGATCAACACCTTCGACATCCCCGGCTTCTACCTCAACCGCACCGAGCAGGCCGCGCGCATCCTCGACGAAGTGGTGTCGGACAACCTCTATATCCAGTACGACATCTACCACGCGCAGCGCATGGAGGGCGAACTCGGCAACACCATCGCCAGGCACCTGCCGCGCATCGCCCACATGCAACTCGCCGACAACCCGGGCCGCAACGAACCGGGCAGCGGCGAGATCAACTACGCCTGGCTGTTCCGCCACATCGACCGCCTCGGCTACGACGGCTGGATAGGCTGCGAATACAAGCCGGCCAACGGCACCCGCGAGGGGCTGGGGTGGATCAAGGCGCTGGCGGCCTGA
- the gcl gene encoding glyoxylate carboligase, which translates to MARMRAIDAAAAVMRKEGVSTVFGVPGAAINPLYSAMKKNGGFRHVLARHVEGASHMAEGFTRTRAGNIGVCIGTSGPAGTDMITGLYSASADSIPILCITGQAPRARLYKEDFQAVDIESIAKPVTKWAVTVREPALVPQVFQQAFHVMRSGRPGPVLIDLPFDVQMAEIEFDPDTYEPLPVYKPAATRAQAEKAMAMLNAAERPLIVSGGGVLNADAAARLQAFAELTGVPVIPTLMGWGTIPDDHPLMVGMVGLQTSHRYGNATLLASDFVFGIGNRWANRHTGSVEVYTEGRKFAHIDIEPTQIGRVFGPDFGIVSDAGAALDRLLEVAREMKAAGTLRDRSAWVAQCRERKRTMLRKTNFDDVPMKPQRVYQCMNNAFGKDTCYVSTIGLSQIAAAQFLHVYKPRHWINCGQAGPLGWTIPAALGVVAADPERKVVALSGDYDFQFMIEELAVGAQFKLPYLHIVVNNSYLGLIRQAQRGFDMDYCVQLAFENINSPTVGGYGVDHVAVVEGLGCKAIRVRRQEEIAPAIEQARAWMAEYKVPVVIEVMLERVTNIAMGTEINAINEFEPLAESAADAPTAVGLLD; encoded by the coding sequence ATGGCCCGTATGAGAGCGATCGATGCCGCCGCCGCGGTAATGCGCAAGGAAGGCGTCAGCACGGTGTTCGGCGTGCCGGGCGCGGCGATCAACCCGCTGTACTCGGCGATGAAGAAGAACGGCGGCTTCCGCCACGTGCTCGCCCGCCACGTCGAGGGCGCCTCGCACATGGCCGAGGGCTTCACCCGCACCAGGGCCGGCAATATCGGCGTCTGCATCGGCACCTCGGGCCCGGCCGGCACCGACATGATCACCGGGCTGTACTCGGCCTCCGCCGACTCCATCCCCATCCTCTGCATCACCGGCCAGGCGCCGCGCGCCCGGTTGTACAAGGAAGACTTCCAGGCGGTGGATATCGAATCCATCGCCAAGCCGGTCACCAAGTGGGCGGTCACCGTGCGCGAGCCGGCGCTGGTGCCGCAGGTTTTCCAGCAGGCCTTCCACGTGATGCGTTCCGGCCGCCCCGGCCCGGTGCTGATCGACCTGCCCTTCGACGTGCAGATGGCCGAAATCGAGTTCGACCCGGACACCTACGAGCCGCTGCCGGTGTACAAGCCCGCCGCCACCCGCGCCCAGGCGGAGAAGGCGATGGCGATGCTGAATGCCGCCGAGCGCCCGCTGATCGTTTCCGGCGGTGGCGTGCTCAATGCCGATGCCGCGGCGCGCCTGCAGGCATTCGCCGAACTCACCGGCGTGCCGGTCATCCCCACGCTGATGGGTTGGGGCACCATTCCCGACGACCATCCGCTGATGGTCGGCATGGTCGGCCTGCAGACCTCGCACCGCTACGGCAACGCCACCCTGCTCGCCTCCGACTTCGTGTTCGGCATCGGCAACCGCTGGGCCAACCGCCACACCGGCTCAGTCGAGGTCTATACCGAAGGCCGCAAGTTCGCGCACATCGACATCGAGCCCACCCAGATCGGCCGCGTGTTCGGCCCGGACTTCGGCATCGTCTCCGACGCCGGCGCGGCGCTCGACCGCCTGCTGGAAGTGGCGCGCGAGATGAAGGCCGCCGGCACCCTGCGCGACCGCAGCGCCTGGGTCGCCCAGTGCCGCGAGCGCAAGCGCACGATGTTGCGCAAGACCAATTTCGACGACGTGCCGATGAAGCCGCAGCGAGTCTACCAGTGCATGAACAACGCCTTCGGCAAGGACACCTGCTATGTCAGCACCATCGGCCTGTCGCAGATCGCCGCCGCGCAGTTCCTGCATGTGTACAAGCCGCGCCACTGGATCAACTGCGGCCAGGCCGGCCCGCTCGGCTGGACCATCCCGGCGGCGCTCGGCGTGGTCGCGGCCGATCCGGAACGCAAGGTGGTGGCGCTGTCGGGCGACTACGACTTCCAGTTCATGATCGAGGAACTGGCGGTGGGCGCGCAGTTCAAGCTCCCCTACCTGCACATCGTGGTCAACAATTCCTACCTCGGCCTGATCCGCCAGGCCCAGCGCGGCTTCGACATGGACTACTGCGTGCAGCTCGCCTTCGAGAACATCAATTCGCCGACGGTCGGGGGCTACGGCGTGGATCATGTCGCGGTGGTCGAAGGTCTGGGCTGCAAGGCGATCCGGGTGCGCCGCCAGGAAGAGATCGCCCCGGCGATCGAACAGGCCCGCGCCTGGATGGCCGAGTACAAGGTGCCGGTGGTGATCGAGGTGATGCTGGAGCGCGTCACCAACATCGCGATGGGCACCGAGATCAACGCCATCAACGAATTCGAGCCGCTGGCCGAAAGCGCCGCCGACGCGCCGACCGCGGTGGGGCTGCTCGACTGA
- the eno gene encoding phosphopyruvate hydratase: protein MHTITHIEGLEILDSRGNPTLQATVTLASGHRGRAAVPSGASTGRREALELRDGDPARFSGKGVLRALAHVEGPILTALRGRDATRQAEIDAVLCELDGTAGKSRLGANAVLAVSLACAHAAAAALGRPLYRHLAPDARPPLLPVPLMNVINGGAHANNSLDIQECMIVPYGFERFRDALRAGVAVFHALRGLLDRHGFPTAVGDEGGFAPNVLHTRHALDLIVEAIGAAGYQPGSEVALALDCASSEFHRDGRYRLPDEGLDLSPAEFSGYLAGLVGDYPVISIEDGMAEDDWAGWGQLTDRLGRRVQLVGDDLFVTHEETLARGIERGIANAILIKPNQVGTLTETHAAMALARRHGYAAIVSHRSGETGDTTIADLAVATACGQIKTGSASRSDRVEKYNRLLAIERELGPQARFAGAGAFRR from the coding sequence ATGCACACCATTACCCACATCGAAGGGCTCGAAATCCTCGACTCTCGCGGCAATCCCACACTGCAGGCCACCGTCACGCTGGCTTCCGGCCATCGCGGCCGCGCCGCCGTGCCTTCCGGCGCATCGACCGGCCGGCGCGAGGCGCTGGAACTGCGCGACGGCGATCCGGCGCGCTTTTCCGGCAAGGGCGTACTGCGCGCGCTCGCCCATGTCGAAGGCCCCATCCTGACCGCGCTGCGTGGCCGCGACGCCACCCGCCAGGCGGAGATCGACGCGGTGCTGTGCGAACTCGACGGCACCGCGGGCAAGTCGCGCCTCGGCGCCAACGCGGTACTGGCGGTGTCGCTCGCCTGCGCCCACGCGGCGGCCGCCGCGCTCGGCCGGCCGCTCTACCGCCACCTGGCGCCGGACGCGCGCCCGCCGCTGCTGCCGGTGCCGCTGATGAACGTCATCAACGGCGGCGCCCATGCCAACAACAGCCTGGACATCCAGGAATGCATGATCGTGCCCTACGGATTCGAACGCTTCCGCGACGCGCTGCGCGCCGGCGTGGCGGTGTTCCATGCGCTGCGCGGGCTGCTCGATCGCCACGGTTTTCCCACCGCGGTGGGTGACGAAGGCGGCTTTGCGCCCAACGTGCTGCACACCCGCCATGCGCTCGACCTGATCGTCGAGGCCATCGGCGCAGCCGGCTACCAGCCGGGCAGCGAAGTGGCGCTGGCGCTCGACTGCGCCTCGTCCGAGTTTCACCGCGACGGCCGCTATCGCCTGCCGGACGAGGGGCTGGATCTCTCGCCGGCGGAGTTCAGCGGCTACCTCGCCGGGCTGGTGGGCGACTACCCGGTGATCAGCATCGAGGACGGCATGGCCGAAGATGACTGGGCGGGCTGGGGCCAGCTCACCGACCGCCTCGGCCGCCGCGTGCAGCTGGTAGGCGACGACCTGTTCGTCACCCACGAGGAAACGCTGGCGCGCGGCATCGAACGCGGCATCGCCAACGCCATCCTGATCAAGCCCAACCAGGTCGGCACGCTGACGGAAACCCACGCCGCGATGGCCCTGGCGCGCCGCCACGGCTACGCCGCCATCGTCTCGCACCGCTCGGGCGAGACCGGCGACACCACGATCGCCGATCTGGCGGTAGCGACCGCCTGCGGCCAGATCAAGACGGGATCGGCGAGCCGGTCGGATCGGGTGGAGAAGTACAACCGGCTGCTGGCGATAGAGCGGGAGCTGGGGCCGCAGGCGCGGTTTGCCGGGGCAGGGGCGTTTCGGCGGTGA
- a CDS encoding LysR family transcriptional regulator — protein MDRYTEIRSFTLVAEKGSFAAAALVEGVTPVVMGRRLDGLERRLGVKLMHRSTRGLTLTDLGEQFLEQCRQLLRDFDAAESSISEGRNVVRGHLVVSAPAAFGRRHVAPHAPAFKAKYPELKLSFNLTDSVVDLVREGYDMAIRIGEVTDPNYVPVRLFPNRRVVCGTPAYFARHGVPRTPEELAGHNCLAFNLQGGQQRGWSFVRDGRLFAVRVDGDLDCNDGELLHGWVKQGLGIGWRSTWEIQAELKRGELVTVLDDFAVPSYDIQAVYPQQRYLPAKVRHFIDYLKAVYNTPGYWERTPG, from the coding sequence ATGGACCGCTACACCGAAATCCGCAGCTTCACCCTGGTCGCCGAGAAGGGCAGCTTCGCCGCCGCGGCGCTGGTCGAGGGCGTCACCCCGGTGGTGATGGGCCGCCGGCTCGACGGCCTGGAGCGCCGGCTGGGTGTGAAGCTGATGCACCGCTCCACCCGAGGCCTGACGCTGACCGACCTGGGCGAGCAGTTCCTGGAGCAGTGCCGCCAGCTGCTGCGCGACTTCGACGCGGCCGAGAGCAGCATCAGCGAAGGCCGCAACGTGGTGCGCGGCCACCTCGTCGTTTCCGCGCCCGCCGCCTTCGGCCGCCGCCACGTCGCGCCGCACGCGCCTGCCTTCAAGGCGAAGTACCCGGAACTGAAGCTCTCCTTCAACCTCACCGACAGCGTGGTCGACCTGGTGCGCGAGGGTTACGACATGGCCATCCGCATCGGCGAGGTCACCGACCCCAACTACGTGCCGGTGCGGCTCTTCCCCAACCGCCGGGTGGTGTGCGGCACGCCCGCCTACTTCGCCCGCCACGGCGTGCCGCGCACCCCGGAAGAACTCGCCGGCCACAACTGTCTCGCCTTCAACCTGCAGGGCGGCCAGCAGCGCGGCTGGAGCTTCGTGCGCGACGGGCGCCTGTTCGCGGTGCGGGTCGATGGCGATCTCGACTGCAACGACGGCGAACTGCTCCACGGCTGGGTCAAACAGGGCCTAGGCATAGGCTGGCGCTCCACCTGGGAGATCCAGGCGGAGTTGAAGCGCGGCGAACTGGTGACGGTGCTCGACGACTTCGCGGTGCCGAGCTACGACATCCAGGCGGTGTATCCGCAGCAGCGCTACCTGCCGGCCAAGGTGCGCCACTTCATCGATTACCTGAAGGCGGTCTACAACACGCCCGGCTACTGGGAGCGCACGCCCGGCTGA
- a CDS encoding carboxymuconolactone decarboxylase family protein: MSQRLDYYKASPEAARKYVEFHQVLHDKPFLAEVSHLVTLRASQINGCAFCVDMHVKEAKIRGERELRLHHVVVWRESPLFSPRERAVLEWTEALTTLPPHGVPDEVFRRVREQLSEQELADLSFLIVEINGWNRLSVAFQAVPGSADKLYGLDKAGLA; the protein is encoded by the coding sequence ATGAGCCAACGTCTCGACTATTACAAAGCCTCCCCCGAAGCCGCCCGCAAGTACGTGGAATTCCACCAGGTGCTGCACGACAAGCCCTTTCTCGCCGAGGTGAGCCATCTGGTCACGCTGCGGGCGTCGCAGATCAACGGCTGCGCCTTTTGCGTGGATATGCATGTGAAAGAGGCCAAGATCCGCGGCGAGCGCGAACTGCGCCTGCACCACGTCGTCGTGTGGCGCGAGTCGCCGCTGTTCTCGCCGCGCGAGCGTGCGGTGCTGGAATGGACGGAGGCGCTGACGACCCTGCCGCCGCACGGCGTGCCGGACGAGGTGTTCCGCCGCGTGCGCGAGCAATTGTCCGAGCAGGAACTGGCGGATCTGTCCTTCCTGATCGTCGAGATCAACGGCTGGAACCGGCTGAGTGTGGCCTTCCAGGCGGTGCCGGGATCGGCGGACAAGCTCTACGGGCTCGACAAGGCCGGGCTGGCCTGA
- a CDS encoding EthD family reductase, which translates to MIKVSVMYPNAPGARFDHEYYRDKHLPLVKARMGDNCRYYTIDKGLAGGEPGAPATYVGMCHIFCDSVEAFQAGFGPHAEEILADIPNYTDQTPILQISEVVVG; encoded by the coding sequence ATGATCAAGGTTAGCGTGATGTACCCGAATGCGCCTGGCGCCAGATTCGACCACGAGTACTACCGTGACAAGCATCTGCCTCTCGTGAAGGCGCGCATGGGGGACAATTGCAGGTACTACACGATAGACAAAGGACTGGCCGGCGGAGAACCCGGCGCACCAGCGACCTACGTGGGGATGTGCCACATCTTCTGTGACTCAGTGGAAGCCTTTCAAGCCGGCTTCGGTCCGCACGCAGAGGAAATCCTGGCGGACATTCCGAACTACACCGACCAGACACCGATCCTCCAGATCAGCGAAGTAGTCGTGGGCTGA